The Toxotes jaculatrix isolate fToxJac2 chromosome 14, fToxJac2.pri, whole genome shotgun sequence genome window below encodes:
- the asic1c gene encoding acid-sensing ion channel 1C: MVKAPTSESIALGPHKQNDAQETTVQNTESSSLKPTWKEITVDFIMRTKIHGLKFVFSPDKSKPQRVIWIMAFFVCVSLLFTWSWNRILYLMSYPAVTKIYMVWAHNMSFPAVTFCNKNVFRVSTLTKDDLYHSGYWMDLMYPNHTVMERSLSILRDSHKQGLLSLLDFNNYTPPPDYRINTTEMMGRLGHQLEDMLLECRFRGETCTYKNFSTIYTRYGKCYTFNSGLDGNPLLTTLKGGTGNGLEIMLDIQQDEYLPVWGETDETSYEAGIKVQIHSQDEPPFIDQLGFGVAPGFQTFVSCQQQLLQYLPPPWGDCKSTPIDSEYFSTYSITACRIDCETRYLLENCNCRMVHMPGTSTVCTPEQYKDCADPALDFLVEKDNDYCVCQTPCNMTRYGKELSMVKIPSKASAKYLAKKFNKTEQYIGENILVLDIFFEALNYEKIEQKKAYEIAGLLGDIGGQMGLFIGASVLTILEIFDYLYEVFKDKVLGYFIRKKRPQRCQSDNLEFPENPTSPGVTPNHAPRAPVTPSGVTRTVSDSRRTCYLVTRL; encoded by the exons ATGGTTAAAGCACCCACATCCGAATCAATTGCCCTGGggccacacaaacaaaatgatgcCCAAGAGACAACTGTCCAAAACACTGAGTCCAGCTCACTGAAACCAACATGGAAAGAGATCACAGTGGATTTCATAATGAGGACCAAGATCCATGGTTTGAAGTTCGTATTCTCTCCGGACAAGTCAAAGCCGCAGCGAGTCATCTGGATCATGGccttctttgtttgtgtcagtctcCTCTTCACCTGGTCCTGGAATCGAATCCTCTATCTGATGTCCTACCCTGCTGTCACGAAGATTTACATGGTGTGGGCTCACAACATGTCCTTCCCAGCTGTTACTTTctgcaataaaaatgttttccgTGTATCCACTCTGACCAAGGATGACCTGTATCACAGCGGCTACTGGATGGACCTCATGTATCCTAAtcacacagtgatggagaggagcCTGTCCATCCTTCGAGACAGCCACAAACAGGGTCTCCTGAGCCTGTTGGACTTCAACAACTACACCCCGCCCCCTGATTACCGCATCAACACCACAGAAATGATGGGACGCCTCGGTCACCAGCTGGAGGACATGCTTCTGGAGTGCAGGTTTCGGGGGGAAACGTGCACCTACAAAAACTTCAGCACT ATTTACACACGCTACGGAAAATGCTACACTTTCAACTCGGGATTAGACGGCAACCCTTTGTTGACTACTTTAAAAGGTGGCACTGGAAACGGCTTGGAGATCATGTTGGATATTCAGCAGGATGAATACCTGCCTGTTTGGGGAGAGACAg ATGAGACCTCCTACGAAGCAGGCATCAAGGTTCAGATCCACAGCCAGGATGAGCCGCCCTTCATTGACCAACTGGGATTTGGTGTGGCCCCTGGTTTTCAAACTTTTGTGTCATGTCAGCAGCAACTG CTTCAATACCTCCCTCCGCCTTGGGGAGATTGCAAGTCTACTCCCATAGACTCTGAATACTTCTCCACATACAGCATCACCGCTTGCCGCATTGACTGTGAAACCCGGTACCTGCTGGAGAATTGCAACTGCAGGATGGTTCACATGCCGG GGACCTCAACTGTTTGCACACCTGAGCAGTACAAAGACTGTGCTGACCCAGCTTTAG ACTTTTTGGTAGAGAAAGACAACGATTACTGTGTCTGTCAGACCCCCTGCAACATGACTCGCTATGGCAAGGAGCTGTCCATGGTTAAGATCCCCAGTAAGGCATCTGCTAAATATCTGGCTAAGAAATTCAACAAAACTGAGCAATATATTGG AGAAAATATATTGGTCTTGGACATCTTCTTTGAAGCTCTGAATTATGAGAAGATTGAGCAGAAGAAGGCTTATGAAATTGCAGGGCTCCTCG GTGACATTGGTGGCCAGATGGGGCTGTTTATCGGAGCCAGTGTTTTAACAATACTGGAAATATTTGACTACCTATATGAG gTGTTTAAGGATAAGGTTTTGGGTTACTTCATACGCAAGAAACGACCACAGCGTTGCCAGAGCGACAATTTG GAGTTTCCAGAGAACCCAACCAGCCCTGGTGTCACGCCTAATCATGCCCCCAG AGCACCTGTGACACCCTCCGGAGTCACTCGGACAGTCTCGGATTCACGCCGAACATGTTACCTCGTCACCCGACTCTAG